CCCGCGTCGATGAATTCTTCAAGGAAGGCGGACTGCTTTCGCAGGTGGTCGAGAACTATACCCCGCGCAGGAACCAGCAGGAATTTGCATCTTGCGTGGAACGCAATATCCACAAGGGTGGCCTGAGCGTTATCGAGGCGCCGACCGGTTCGGGCAAGTCGCTTGCGTACCTCGTGGCCGCGGCGAACAAGGCTGCCGATGGCGAACGCGTAATTATCAGTACGGCGACTCGCGCGCTGCAGGAACAGCTCTGGAACCACGATATCCCGCAGGTGAAGTCGCTTTACGGCGACAAGCTTAAACCTGCCATTTTGAAGGGGCGCGACAACTACATCTGCTTCCGCAAGTTTGTTGAAGTCCTGAAGGCGCCGCGCACGCTGCTTGCGCCCGAAGAGCGCGATTCCTTCATGGCGATTATCCCGTGGGCGCTTTCCACCCAGAAGGGCGATATCAACGAGAGTTCTTCGTTCAGCCACAGCCGCAATCGTGTGCTCTGGTCTAAACTTTCGAGCAGCGCTTCGACCTGCGAAGGCGACAAGTGCCCGTTCTATGCGAAGTGCCCCGCGCTCTGCGCCAAGCGTGCTGCGGTAGAGGCAAACCTGCTGCTGGTGAACCACGCGCTGTTCCTTGCCGACTTGTCGCTTGATTTTGCGCTGCTCCCGACGTATGAACACGTGGTGTTCGACGAAGCGCACCGCCTTCCCGGAACGAGCAACCAGAGCTTTGGCCGCACGGTATCGTTCTTCGGTTTCAGGAACGTGGCCAAGACGCTCTTGCCGGCGAAGGACGGCCATGGCGGCCTGCTTAGCGAAATATTTACGCGCATCCCGGAAGAAGACGAGGCCCCGCGCACGGAATGCATGCAACTCGTTACGGATATCTCCGAAACCGAGAAGGCGCTGCACCGGTTCTTCATGAAGATAGGCAAGAAGCTTTCGAAGCAGAAACTCGCGAAGGATAGCCTCACGTATTCGAACGGAATCCTTGCGGAATACGATGCAGACCCGAAGCCGGTGCTCGACCAGTTCGAAATTGCCCGCAGTCGTGCGAATTCCGTCGTCTCGTTCCTTGCTGGCATCAGCCCGCTGGAAGGCCTGCTGAAGGACCTTTCTGGCCGCATGGAAGAACTGAACCGATTTATCACGGATTTTGAGTTCCTGGTGAAGGCGGGCCGTAGCGGCTGGGTGTTCTACATGGAAGAACCGTTTAACCCGCACACGCTCAAGATGCATGCGTACCCGCTGCACTCCGGCGATATCTGGAAAGAGAAATTCTACCCGTGGGTAAAGTCCGCGACGTTCGTGTCTGCGACGCTCGCCGTGCAGGGCGACCTCACGTACTTTGTGGACCGCATGGGGATGGGCTCGTTTGAACGCAAGCGCCCCTACCTGAAGGTGTTCCCCGAGAGTGCGACGAGCGGCGACCGTCGCTCCG
The sequence above is drawn from the Fibrobacter sp. UWR2 genome and encodes:
- a CDS encoding helicase C-terminal domain-containing protein, with protein sequence MEKIPAFVAVDLETTGLEFDKDEIIEVALVRFENGVATENVDYLVKPGSAVLRPFIESLTGITNADIADAPDFASVAGKICSFIGDLPIVAHNATFDSKFLKNTMEKVGIPFEHAVWDSLTLSRIAFQDVPNHRLDTLTQELNIERSRAHRALPDAEACGKLFVMSYEKIAKMDAWLLAALTRVAEGSDWEMLFGASKKAAGDKPAELPVPTFAMPEKAAPSGALARSRMPRVDEFFKEGGLLSQVVENYTPRRNQQEFASCVERNIHKGGLSVIEAPTGSGKSLAYLVAAANKAADGERVIISTATRALQEQLWNHDIPQVKSLYGDKLKPAILKGRDNYICFRKFVEVLKAPRTLLAPEERDSFMAIIPWALSTQKGDINESSSFSHSRNRVLWSKLSSSASTCEGDKCPFYAKCPALCAKRAAVEANLLLVNHALFLADLSLDFALLPTYEHVVFDEAHRLPGTSNQSFGRTVSFFGFRNVAKTLLPAKDGHGGLLSEIFTRIPEEDEAPRTECMQLVTDISETEKALHRFFMKIGKKLSKQKLAKDSLTYSNGILAEYDADPKPVLDQFEIARSRANSVVSFLAGISPLEGLLKDLSGRMEELNRFITDFEFLVKAGRSGWVFYMEEPFNPHTLKMHAYPLHSGDIWKEKFYPWVKSATFVSATLAVQGDLTYFVDRMGMGSFERKRPYLKVFPESATSGDRRSVMVTRYLPKPSLPEYVTELNNTLVEVLPAIEENTMVLFTNVATMMKAQAALAPAFAAKGKLLLCQHVDGALDGLIAMFRKSRGACLLGCQSLWEGVDFPGDALKLLVVTKLPFPNPSDPLVAGVSAEMKSKGENVFKTYYIPEAFMELRQGLGRLLRSETDSGKVLILDNRIVNEPYGKTFSRIWNMKQVVANTVDDVKKFV